Proteins found in one Brevibacillus brevis genomic segment:
- a CDS encoding GNAT family N-acetyltransferase, protein MGEYRLISDYKHIETYKESFNDLAKQIFQLDFKEWDNKGFWNANYVCYSYLDGEQVIANASASKMLVTCNGKEYKALQIGTVMTHPAYRNQGLAAKLMNHILETREKEYDFIYLYANDTVLDFYPKFGFERALESSFRLLASDLKKQVGQKSVLRKLDVDNEADFNIMKEFAAKRIPVSSRLGVKDSEHLLMFYFLLVFRDAIYYLEEEDVIVLFEREDDQLHVFDLVSKEPVDIEAVISHLVTAETSNIQFHFMPDSENKKIQSAWMTTTDDVLFVRPSLKIEAEHFRFPLTSHA, encoded by the coding sequence ATGGGTGAATATCGATTGATTAGCGACTACAAGCATATCGAAACATACAAGGAAAGCTTTAATGACCTTGCCAAGCAGATCTTTCAGCTCGATTTTAAAGAATGGGATAACAAGGGTTTTTGGAACGCCAACTATGTTTGCTATTCCTATTTGGATGGGGAACAGGTTATTGCGAACGCTTCTGCCAGTAAGATGCTCGTGACATGCAATGGGAAAGAGTATAAGGCACTTCAGATCGGAACGGTCATGACGCATCCTGCCTATCGCAACCAAGGCTTGGCAGCGAAATTGATGAATCATATTCTTGAAACACGTGAGAAGGAATACGATTTTATATATTTGTATGCCAATGATACCGTGCTCGATTTTTATCCGAAGTTCGGGTTTGAGAGAGCACTGGAAAGTAGTTTTCGTTTATTGGCGTCCGATCTGAAAAAGCAAGTGGGACAAAAATCGGTCTTGCGTAAGCTGGATGTCGATAATGAGGCTGATTTTAATATTATGAAGGAATTTGCTGCTAAAAGAATCCCCGTTTCATCGAGACTAGGCGTGAAGGATAGCGAGCATCTGTTGATGTTTTACTTTTTGCTTGTTTTTCGGGATGCGATCTATTATCTCGAAGAGGAGGATGTGATTGTCTTATTTGAACGAGAAGACGACCAACTGCATGTATTTGATCTTGTAAGCAAAGAACCAGTTGATATAGAAGCGGTCATCTCTCATTTGGTAACGGCTGAGACTTCAAACATTCAATTTCACTTCATGCCGGATAGTGAGAATAAAAAGATCCAATCTGCATGGATGACAACGACCGATGATGTCTTATTTGTTCGACCCTCGTTAAAAATAGAGGCAGAACATTTTCGTTTTCCGCTTACTTCACACGCATAG
- a CDS encoding YncE family protein: MEHHKKQKGKEREDNKIYVYAEEVEIKTGKVKGHSRCSTPETIGFQNLRKKLVHCIGQIISLMIRGCCEPIEGRLTNVEKGILILDASHVVPISEVTSFSPIFIAYVTNSGDDPNDDTISVINTSTNTEMAARIPVGDNPVGIAITPDGSRVYVTNSFHNTVSVISTATNTEILPRIAVGDFPFGIAITPDCSRAYVANLFGNDVSVINLATNTEILPRIPVGTNPVDVAITPDGSRVYVTNSFSNNVSVIRTATNTEILPRITVGTLPICIEITPDGLHAYVTTGAGDGISDFVYVINTATNNVSENPIPVGDAPRGIAITPDGSRAYVTNLFDNTVSVINTATNTVIGAPIPVGSSPIRIAITPDGLRAYVTNIDENTVSVINIVTNTEILPRIPVGDFPFAIAITPNCL; encoded by the coding sequence GTGGAACATCATAAGAAACAGAAAGGAAAAGAAAGGGAAGACAACAAAATCTATGTATACGCTGAGGAAGTGGAGATAAAAACAGGAAAAGTAAAGGGACACTCTCGCTGCTCCACTCCCGAAACAATCGGTTTTCAAAACCTGCGTAAAAAACTTGTCCACTGTATTGGACAAATCATATCCTTAATGATTAGAGGATGCTGTGAACCTATCGAAGGGCGTTTGACAAATGTTGAAAAAGGCATCCTCATTTTAGATGCGAGCCATGTGGTCCCTATCTCTGAAGTCACTTCCTTTTCCCCTATCTTTATTGCCTATGTCACAAATTCAGGAGACGATCCGAATGATGATACCATATCCGTGATTAATACTTCAACGAACACGGAAATGGCAGCTCGCATTCCTGTTGGAGACAACCCTGTAGGAATTGCAATTACACCGGATGGTTCCCGTGTGTATGTAACGAATTCGTTTCATAACACTGTCTCGGTGATCAGCACCGCTACAAATACGGAAATCCTGCCGCGAATCGCTGTAGGAGACTTCCCATTCGGTATCGCCATCACTCCTGATTGTTCGCGTGCTTATGTAGCAAATTTGTTTGGTAATGATGTTTCCGTGATCAATCTCGCTACTAATACAGAAATCCTGCCACGGATTCCGGTCGGAACGAACCCGGTTGATGTCGCAATCACTCCAGATGGTTCACGTGTATATGTGACGAATTCCTTTAGTAATAACGTCTCCGTAATCAGAACTGCTACCAATACCGAAATCCTGCCACGAATCACTGTCGGTACGTTGCCCATATGTATTGAGATCACTCCAGATGGTTTGCACGCCTATGTGACAACTGGCGCTGGTGATGGGATTAGTGATTTCGTCTACGTCATTAACACTGCCACAAACAATGTTTCGGAGAACCCCATCCCGGTTGGGGATGCTCCCAGAGGGATCGCGATTACACCAGATGGTTCCCGTGCGTATGTTACCAACTTGTTCGACAATACTGTTTCCGTGATTAATACTGCTACTAACACAGTCATTGGGGCTCCAATTCCAGTGGGCTCAAGTCCTATTCGTATTGCGATCACTCCAGATGGTCTGCGTGCTTATGTGACAAATATTGATGAGAATACGGTCTCTGTGATCAACATTGTGACCAATACCGAAATCCTGCCACGGATTCCGGTTGGTGATTTCCCATTCGCAATCGCGATCACTCCGAATTGCCTCTA